A section of the Felis catus isolate Fca126 chromosome B2, F.catus_Fca126_mat1.0, whole genome shotgun sequence genome encodes:
- the LOC123385336 gene encoding butyrophilin subfamily 1 member A1-like: MIVMIMINPSKNACLWFCIFIFLRVPVFCVHLLSDQRRTQFRNGWQKASLYPDWRKEFFQAVNVILDPATAHAALVLSEGNKCVTCGEESQDLPKDPQRLNSLPCVLGHSVFTSGRWYWEVNVRDSGAWDLGICRSNVMRQGKICVKPENGFWAIRSYKNEYWVLTSPEMQLSLKEHPTRVCIFLDYEGGCISFYNMTDKSHIYTFSQGPFNVSLRPFFRLWLGYSKSLTICPVPNA, from the exons ATGATAGTGATGATTATGATAAACCCCTCAAAGAATGCCTGtctttggttttgcatttttatctttttgagagtCCCAGTCTTCTGTGTACATCTCCTTTCAGATCAAAGAAGAACCCAATTTAGGAATG GCTGGCAGAAGGCATCATTGTACCCTG aCTGGAGGAAAGAATTTTTCCAGGCTG TGAATGTTATTCTGGATCCAGCCACAGCCCATGCTGCCCTCGTCTTGTCTGAAGGCAACAAATGTGTAACCTGTGGAGAGGAATCTCAAGATCTACCTAAAGATCCACAGAGATTGaattcccttccctgtgttctgGGTCACTCAGTATTCACCTCAGGGAGGTGGTACTGGGAAGTAAATGTCAGAGACAGTGGAGCCTGGGACCTGGGAATATGCAGGTCTAATGTAATGAGGCAGGGGAAGATTTGTGTGAAACCTGAGAATGGTTTCTGGGCCATCAGGTCTTACAAGAATGAGTACTGGGTACTCACTTCTCCAGAAATGCAGCTTAGTCTAAAAGAGCACCCTACCAGAGTGTGTATTTTCTTAGACTATGAAGGTGGATGTATCTCATTCTACAATATGACGGATAAATCCCACATTTACACCTTCTCTCAAGGTCCTTTTAATGTGTCTCTAAGGCCTTTTTTCAGGCTTTGGCTTGGTTATTCAAAAAGTTTGACCATCTGTCCAGTGCCCAATGCATAA